The Acidobacteriota bacterium genome contains the following window.
GACACCGGACGTTTATGAAGGCGCCCCGACTGCGGTCGTCGCCTTCTTCGCGTCTGCTCCGAAACTGGCCTCGACAATTGTGTTTGCGAACGTCCTGTTCACCGTGTTCGGTGAGGCGATCATGCAATGGCAGCTGATCGTGTCGATCATTGCCGGCCTGTCGATGATCATCGGGTCGCTGGGCGCGCTGCTGCAGACCAATATCAAGCGTCTGCTCGGGTACTCCTCGATTGCCAACGTCGGTTATGCGCTCGTCGCCGTTGCGGCGGGCCAGGAGACCGGCGCTGCGGCGCTGCTGACCTTCTCGACGATCTATGCCGTCACCTCGCTCGGCCTTTTTGCGGCCGTGCTGGCGATGCGCCGGCGCGGCGGCATGGTGGAAGGTATCGGCGAGCTCGGCGGCCTCATCCGTACCAAGCCGGTGCTCGCGGTGATGATGTCGATCATGATCTTCTCGATTGCGGGATTGCCGCCGTTCGGGGGCTTCTTCGGCAAGTTCGAAGTGCTGCGCGCCGGTCTCGACGCCGGCCTGCTGCCGCTCGCCATCCTCGTGGTGATCGCCTCGGTGATCTCGCTTGGATATTACCTGAAGCTGATCAAGATCATGTGGTTCGACGAGCCGACCGAGCGGTTCGAGAATGTCGACATGTCGGTGATGACTGCGGTGGTCGTCAGTGCTCTCGTCGCAGGCGTGGTATTCATGGTCTTCATCAGCGAGCTGGGAACCGGCGGTTGGGCCACCTATGCAGCATCGGGGCTATTGCGTTGAGCGAGGCCTGGCCCGTCTACCAGATGGGCGTGATCGACAGCACCAATACCGAAGCCAAGCGCCGGGTTTTGACCGGATTCCATGACCAGTGGCTGGTTGCCTCGCAGCAGACAGCCGGACGCGGCCGGCAGGACCGCCAATGGCTCTCGCCAGCCGGAAACATCTATGCGACGGCGCTGTTCCGGGAGCCAGGCGGGTTGGCGGTCGCGCTGCGCGTTCCGTTCGCGTGCGCGCTGGCAGTGCACGATGTGGTCGCGGCCTATGCGCCCAAGGCGGACGCGCGGCTGAAATGGCCGAACGATGTGCGCATCGACCGGCGGAAGGTCTCAGGCATCCTGGTGGAGACCGGGGGCAGCGGCGCCGATTTCTGGATCGCCGCAGGGATCGGCCTCAACGTGCTGGCCCTGCCGGACAACGTCTCGCAGCCGGCGACCAGTCTGGTTGAACTCGGCATGCCGCCTTCGGTGGGGCTGGACGCGGTGTTCCAGAGCCTGCGCGAAGCCTTTGCGAGGCGTCTGGGGCAGGCGCGTGGCGGGTTCGCAGGCATCCGGTCCGACTGGCTCGCACGGGCGGAAGCGCTCGGTGAGTCCCTTCACATTCGCGCGGGCGATGTTGAAATTGAAGGGATTTTCGAGGATCTGGAGCAGGATGGCGCCCTCGTCGTTCGATTGCGGGATGGATCGCGGCGTTCCATAAGGGCTGGTGAAGTAGAAATCCGCAGGAGCTGAAGAGCCATGTTGCTCGCAATTGACGTTGGCAACACCAACACCGTGTTCGCCCTGCATGACGGGGCGGACTGGGTCCATAGCTGGCGGAGCGCCACCGACTCGACGAAGACGGCTGACGACCATGCTTCGTGGCTATGGCGGCTGGCTGACATGCACGGCGTTGACATGACCAAGGCCGAAGGCTGCGTGATTTCCACGGTTGTGCCGCAGGCGCAGTTCAACTTCCGCAACCTCGCCCGCCGCTACCTGAACATCGAGCCGATGTTCATCGGCGATCCTGACCTGAAGACGGGTGTCGAAATCCGGGTGCGCCACCCGGAGCAGGTGGGGGCGGACAGGATCGTCTCGGCGCTCGGCGCACATGTGAAGTATCCCGGTCCGCTGATCGTGATCGATAGCGGGACGGCCACAACGCTCGACGTCGTCGGCGCGGATGGCGGATTTGAAGGCGGGATCATCTCGCCCGGGATCTA
Protein-coding sequences here:
- the nuoN gene encoding NADH-quinone oxidoreductase subunit NuoN; translated protein: MLDVTAILMTVAPEIWLALAGLTGVVLGAIFGERFNSLSFKYGTLALFGAAALAALHFQGGEAFGGLVRTNTFVNFAKVVSFSLAGVALFISEGFLKRHETDRYEYALLTIFASMGMGIILSAADLMTLYMGIETLSLSSYVLAAFHRDSARSSEAGLKYFVLGALASGMLLYGASLVYGFTGHTSFAGIAASEMSGGVMFGMVLMIVGLAFKISAAPMHVWTPDVYEGAPTAVVAFFASAPKLASTIVFANVLFTVFGEAIMQWQLIVSIIAGLSMIIGSLGALLQTNIKRLLGYSSIANVGYALVAVAAGQETGAAALLTFSTIYAVTSLGLFAAVLAMRRRGGMVEGIGELGGLIRTKPVLAVMMSIMIFSIAGLPPFGGFFGKFEVLRAGLDAGLLPLAILVVIASVISLGYYLKLIKIMWFDEPTERFENVDMSVMTAVVVSALVAGVVFMVFISELGTGGWATYAASGLLR
- a CDS encoding biotin--[acetyl-CoA-carboxylase] ligase; the protein is MGVIDSTNTEAKRRVLTGFHDQWLVASQQTAGRGRQDRQWLSPAGNIYATALFREPGGLAVALRVPFACALAVHDVVAAYAPKADARLKWPNDVRIDRRKVSGILVETGGSGADFWIAAGIGLNVLALPDNVSQPATSLVELGMPPSVGLDAVFQSLREAFARRLGQARGGFAGIRSDWLARAEALGESLHIRAGDVEIEGIFEDLEQDGALVVRLRDGSRRSIRAGEVEIRRS
- a CDS encoding type III pantothenate kinase, whose protein sequence is MLLAIDVGNTNTVFALHDGADWVHSWRSATDSTKTADDHASWLWRLADMHGVDMTKAEGCVISTVVPQAQFNFRNLARRYLNIEPMFIGDPDLKTGVEIRVRHPEQVGADRIVSALGAHVKYPGPLIVIDSGTATTLDVVGADGGFEGGIISPGIYLSMRALHEAAAQLPRIAIQKPAHVIGKDTVSAMQSGVFLGYIELIDGLVRRVKAEYGEPMTVVATGGVASLFEGASETIDHYDQDVLIRGLLEVWKRNR